In Pongo pygmaeus isolate AG05252 chromosome 13, NHGRI_mPonPyg2-v2.0_pri, whole genome shotgun sequence, one genomic interval encodes:
- the SLC46A2 gene encoding solute carrier family 46 member 2, translated as MSPEVTFPRRGHLPRFHPRTWVEPVVASSQVAASLYDAGLLLVVKASYGTGGSSNHSASPSPRGALEDQQQRAISNFYIIYNLVVGLSPLLSAYGLGWLSDRYHRKISICMSLLGFLLSRLGLLLKVLLDWPVEVLYGAAALNGLFGGFSAFWSGVMALGSLGSSEGRRSVRLILIDLMLGLAGFCGSMASGHLFKQMAGHSGQGLILTACSVSCASFALLYSLLVLKVPKSVVKPSQELPAVDTVSGTVGTYRTLDPDQLDKQYAVGHPLSPGKAKPHKTTIALLFVGAIIYDLAVVGTVDVIPLFVLREPLGWNQVQVGYGMAAGYTIFITSFLGVLVFSRCFRDTTMIMIGMVSFGSGALLLAFVKETYMFYIARAVMLFALIPVTTIRSAMSKLIKGSSYGKVFVILQLSLALTGVVTSTLYNKIYQLTMDMFVGSCFALSSFLSFLAIIPISIVAYKQVPSSPYGVIPEK; from the exons ATGAGCCCCGAGGTCACCTTCCCGCGGAGGGGCCACCTGCCTCGCTTCCACCCGAGGACCTGGGTTGAGCCCGTGGTGGCCTCGTCCCAGGTGGCTGCCTCCCTCTACGACGCGGGGCTACTCCTCGTGGTGAAGGCTTCCTACGGAACCGGAGGCTCCTCGAACCACAGCGCCAGCCCGTCGCCCCGGGGGGCTCTAGAGGACCAACAGCAGAGAGCCATCTCCAATTTCTACATTATCTACAACCTCGTGGTGGGCCTGTCCCCCCTGCTGTCCGCCTACGGGCTGGGATGGCTCAGCGACCGCTACCACCGCAAGATCTCCATCTGCATGTCGCTGCTGGGCTTCCTGCTCTCCCGCCTCGGGCTGCTGCTCAAGGTGCTGCTGGACTGGCCAGTGGAGGTGCTGTACGGGGCGGCGGCGCTGAACGGGCTATTCGGCGGCTTTTCCGCCTTCTGGTCCGGGGTCATGGCGCTGGGATCACTGGGCTCCTCCGAGGGCCGCCGCTCCGTGCGCCTCATCCTTATTGACCTGATGCTGGGCTTGGCGGGGTTCTGCGGGAGCATGGCTTCCGGGCATCTCTTCAAGCAGATGGCTGGGCACTCTGGGCAGGGCCTGATACTGACGGCCTGCAGCGTGAGCTGTGCCTCGTTTGCCCTGCTCTACAGCCTTTTGGTGCTAAAGGTCCCTAAGTCGGTGGTCAAACCCAGCCAGGAGCTCCCCGCCGTGGATACCGTGTCTGGCACGGTTGGCACATACCGCACCCTGGATCCTGATCAGTTGGACAAACAGTATGCAGTGGGGCACCCTCTATCTCCTGGAAAAGCAAAACCCCATAAAACCACCATTGCCTTGCTCTTTGTGGGTGCTATCATATATGACCTGGCGGTGGTGGGCACAGTGGACGTGATCCCTCTTTTTGTGCTGAGGGAGCCTCTCGGTTGGAACCAAGTGCAGGTGGGCTATGGTATGGCTGCAGGGTACACCATCTTCATCACCAGCTTCCTGGGTGTCCTGGTCTTCTCCCGCTGCTTTCGGGACACCACCATGATCATGATTGGGATGGTCTCCTTTGGGTCAGGAGCCCTCCTCTTGGCTTTTGTGAAAGAGACATACATGTTCTATATTG CTCGAGCTGTCATGCTGTTTGCTCTCATCCCCGTCACAACCATCCGATCAGCTATGTCCAAACTCATAAAGGGCTCCTCTTACG GAAAGGTGTTCGTCATACTGCAGCTGTCCTTGGCTCTGACTGGCGTGGTGACATCCACCTTGTACAACAAGATCTACCAGCTCACCATGGACATGTTTGTGGGCTCCTGCTTtgctctctcctcctttctctccttcctggccATCATCCCAATCAG CATCGTGGCCTATAAACAAGTCCCATCGTCACCATATGGAGtcatcccagagaaatga